In the Candidatus Electrothrix rattekaaiensis genome, one interval contains:
- a CDS encoding molybdopterin-dependent oxidoreductase, with protein MAFSRRNFLKYAAMSAGGTVLADTPFISAEARAKAEGGNVKYVPTSCEMCFWKCGAVAKVVDGKVVKLEGNPYHPQSRGKLCARGQGGIGQLYDEDRLKHPMIIDGARGEGKYRKASWDEALTLVAKKMQAIAEKYGPESLAMMSHGSPGDYFTNVLKAMGSRNIAFPSFAQCKGIRDVAWELTYGHKPGTSCERVDLENSRVIVLFGTHLGENMHNSQNQEFAEAVGRGAKIICVDPRYSTAASKSSFWLPIKPGTDTALLLAWINIVISEGLYDKEYVEKYTVGFEEVKEAVKEYTPEWAAQETELPMRQIVESVRELCRYAPNVVVHPGRHYSWYGNDTQRARAVAILNALLGTWGRKGGMWLPAKAKFAKFNDDAPAYPPASKPPVIKGDFPFAGGEGVTQVLRDATITGNPYPIKAWIVAGTNLMKALPDQRLTRKAIDNLDLLVAVDLFPTETVMLADVILPECTYLERHDGLYKISTREAGVAIRQPAVEPMYETKPAWWIGSELCKKLGLNDYAVKGNGMDAWEGRMRRQAKAWGLDYDQLAKHTGYVSIPDSEKPYITADNQPVFGTFSEKIELYSDELEGEGFDPVPQYEPVEHPQKGMFRLIYGRSPVHTFSRTVNTQWLWELEKENEVWLNKKEADRLGVKNGQYVVLENQDGVRCNKIKAKVTERIRHDCVYMVHGFGHNAPRLKRANQSGADDQQLITKYIEDPITGGTGMRVNFVKIIKEA; from the coding sequence ATGGCTTTTTCGAGGAGAAATTTTCTCAAATATGCCGCCATGTCCGCCGGAGGCACTGTGCTTGCCGACACCCCTTTTATTTCTGCCGAAGCCAGAGCAAAGGCTGAGGGTGGAAATGTAAAGTATGTGCCGACAAGCTGTGAGATGTGCTTCTGGAAATGCGGTGCCGTTGCCAAGGTGGTTGACGGAAAGGTGGTCAAACTGGAGGGTAACCCATACCATCCTCAAAGTCGGGGCAAGTTATGTGCTCGCGGTCAGGGTGGCATAGGCCAATTGTACGATGAAGACCGCTTGAAGCACCCGATGATTATTGACGGCGCACGGGGTGAAGGTAAGTATAGAAAGGCAAGCTGGGACGAAGCCCTCACCTTGGTGGCGAAAAAAATGCAGGCCATTGCTGAGAAGTACGGCCCGGAATCTCTGGCTATGATGTCCCACGGCTCTCCTGGTGATTATTTTACCAACGTGCTTAAAGCGATGGGATCCAGAAATATAGCCTTTCCGTCTTTTGCCCAGTGTAAAGGAATCCGTGATGTGGCCTGGGAGCTGACCTATGGGCATAAGCCGGGGACAAGCTGCGAGCGGGTTGATCTGGAGAACAGCCGGGTTATTGTCCTGTTCGGTACCCATCTGGGTGAGAATATGCATAATTCCCAGAATCAGGAATTTGCCGAAGCCGTCGGCAGAGGTGCCAAGATTATCTGTGTGGACCCCCGTTACTCCACAGCTGCCTCTAAGTCCTCGTTTTGGCTTCCGATTAAGCCGGGTACGGATACAGCTCTGCTGTTGGCTTGGATCAATATCGTGATCAGCGAAGGCTTGTATGACAAGGAGTACGTAGAAAAATATACCGTGGGTTTTGAAGAAGTTAAAGAAGCGGTGAAAGAGTATACCCCGGAATGGGCTGCTCAGGAAACAGAGCTTCCCATGCGCCAAATTGTTGAGTCGGTTCGGGAACTCTGTCGTTATGCACCTAATGTTGTTGTTCATCCAGGTCGGCATTATTCCTGGTACGGCAATGATACCCAGCGTGCTCGTGCAGTGGCTATTCTCAACGCTCTGCTCGGTACCTGGGGGCGGAAAGGCGGGATGTGGCTACCTGCCAAGGCAAAATTTGCTAAATTTAACGATGATGCACCGGCCTATCCACCTGCAAGTAAACCACCTGTGATCAAAGGAGATTTTCCTTTTGCTGGCGGTGAGGGCGTGACCCAGGTTCTGCGAGATGCCACCATCACCGGGAATCCGTATCCGATCAAGGCATGGATCGTGGCCGGAACCAACCTGATGAAGGCTTTGCCGGATCAACGTCTCACCCGTAAGGCTATCGACAACTTGGACCTTTTGGTCGCTGTTGATCTCTTTCCTACCGAGACCGTCATGCTGGCCGATGTTATTCTGCCCGAATGTACCTACCTGGAACGGCATGATGGATTGTACAAGATAAGCACCCGCGAGGCCGGAGTTGCTATCCGTCAGCCTGCTGTTGAACCCATGTACGAGACCAAACCAGCTTGGTGGATCGGAAGTGAGCTGTGTAAAAAATTAGGCCTTAATGACTATGCGGTCAAGGGTAACGGTATGGATGCCTGGGAAGGTCGGATGCGTCGTCAGGCCAAGGCTTGGGGCCTTGACTACGATCAGTTGGCCAAGCATACCGGCTACGTCAGTATTCCTGACAGTGAGAAGCCGTATATTACAGCGGATAATCAGCCAGTTTTCGGCACCTTTTCAGAAAAAATCGAATTGTACAGTGATGAGCTGGAAGGAGAAGGATTTGATCCGGTACCCCAATATGAGCCGGTTGAGCATCCCCAAAAAGGCATGTTCCGCCTGATCTATGGCCGTAGCCCTGTGCATACCTTCAGTCGAACAGTTAATACCCAGTGGCTCTGGGAGCTCGAAAAAGAAAATGAGGTATGGCTGAATAAGAAAGAGGCTGATCGTCTTGGTGTAAAAAATGGTCAGTATGTTGTCCTGGAAAATCAGGACGGCGTGCGATGCAATAAGATCAAGGCTAAGGTGACAGAGCGTATCCGTCATGACTGCGTGTACATGGTCCACGGATTCGGGCATAATGCCCCGAGATTGAAGCGGGCCAATCAGAGCGGTGCCGATGATCAGCAGCTGATAACCAAGTACATCGAAGATCCTATTACCGGCGGTACCGGAATGCGGGTCAACTTTGTTAAGATAATCAAGGAGGCCTGA
- a CDS encoding SAVED domain-containing protein → MKFVDDLISFSKSVIWKHLAWITRPVNLVMKAGFFLCLLGFGGAGWASLDVEHSSADGTHTLVSLEVSQSKPFWEPLMTCVGLIGLAMVIGESLYIICRRRKVLNIAIEHIALREKISSPLINFVSKESGCSESLSIDLTKCYRSFVVNDPQEALNVTVINLRNTFMAKKDQTGIKDITVHYGGTAPVGLGFLAGFMLGNTSHVITWDYNRNSGEWYKLAGYSDTNKPFIDWSSYQLAKEVCIIMEISHPVSIGDVRRRIPDLPYAKVSMPEIKYDNMASKEKMDAFQVDFREMMKKLNADGVELVHIFCAAQAAFNFCMGRQITKNHPACIVYEYQNSLKEKYPWGVLFNTKDEQSPAIIQGDKTTVV, encoded by the coding sequence ATGAAATTCGTTGACGATTTAATTAGTTTTAGCAAATCAGTAATCTGGAAACACCTCGCTTGGATAACCAGGCCTGTTAATCTTGTTATGAAAGCAGGTTTTTTTCTCTGTCTGCTTGGTTTCGGTGGGGCTGGATGGGCTTCCCTTGATGTTGAGCATAGTTCAGCAGATGGCACGCACACATTGGTGAGTTTGGAGGTCAGTCAGAGTAAGCCATTCTGGGAACCGTTAATGACTTGTGTCGGCCTGATTGGGCTTGCAATGGTAATTGGCGAATCGCTATACATTATCTGTCGCCGTCGAAAAGTACTCAATATTGCTATTGAACATATCGCCCTGAGAGAAAAGATATCCAGCCCTTTGATTAATTTTGTATCGAAAGAGAGTGGCTGTTCTGAATCACTGTCCATTGATTTAACAAAGTGCTATCGGAGTTTTGTCGTCAACGATCCTCAAGAAGCCCTGAATGTTACAGTAATAAACCTCAGAAATACTTTTATGGCAAAAAAAGATCAAACAGGAATAAAAGATATAACCGTCCATTATGGAGGAACGGCACCTGTAGGCCTAGGGTTTCTTGCTGGGTTTATGCTCGGCAACACCAGCCATGTAATCACATGGGATTATAACCGGAACTCTGGAGAATGGTACAAGTTGGCCGGTTATAGCGATACCAACAAACCGTTTATAGACTGGAGTAGCTATCAACTGGCAAAAGAAGTCTGCATAATTATGGAAATAAGCCATCCTGTATCGATTGGAGATGTCAGAAGAAGAATTCCTGATTTACCATATGCAAAAGTGTCTATGCCTGAAATAAAATATGACAATATGGCGAGCAAGGAAAAAATGGATGCGTTTCAGGTTGATTTCAGAGAGATGATGAAAAAGCTTAATGCAGACGGCGTTGAATTGGTCCACATATTCTGCGCTGCTCAAGCGGCATTTAATTTTTGCATGGGGCGGCAGATCACAAAAAATCATCCTGCCTGTATAGTTTATGAATATCAGAATTCTCTAAAAGAAAAGTATCCTTGGGGTGTGTTGTTCAATACTAAGGATGAACAATCCCCTGCTATAATCCAAGGTGACAAAACGACAGTTGTATAG
- a CDS encoding Mov34/MPN/PAD-1 family protein yields MPKIAKPVVQTIRFVKTDSSRIIFDKAVVATFLTYRQNSLSSPEAGGLLLGRHLKDGSHIAVDHVSEPMLGDKQKRNSFFRGEGHEQFAHKYWLTSNGTCAYLGSWHTHPALNPLPSKTDLHDWLNVLKNDIYEGKYLYFVIVGIQEIHCWEGSRNSKNFVKLEKYTGL; encoded by the coding sequence TTGCCCAAAATTGCAAAGCCTGTGGTGCAAACGATTAGATTTGTAAAGACGGACAGCAGCCGGATCATTTTTGACAAAGCTGTTGTTGCCACGTTCTTAACGTATAGACAAAACAGCCTTTCAAGTCCTGAAGCAGGCGGCTTGCTCTTAGGCAGGCACTTGAAAGATGGATCACATATCGCAGTTGATCATGTGTCGGAGCCGATGCTTGGTGACAAACAGAAAAGAAATTCATTTTTTCGGGGAGAAGGCCATGAGCAATTTGCCCATAAATACTGGCTTACGTCTAATGGGACATGTGCTTATCTGGGAAGCTGGCATACGCATCCTGCCCTGAATCCATTACCATCGAAAACAGATTTGCATGATTGGCTGAATGTTTTAAAAAATGATATTTACGAAGGAAAATACTTATATTTCGTGATAGTTGGCATACAAGAAATACACTGTTGGGAAGGAAGCAGAAATTCAAAAAACTTTGTAAAACTGGAGAAGTATACTGGCTTATGA
- a CDS encoding deoxyguanosinetriphosphate triphosphohydrolase → MNIRRQQEEQEKVILSPYACLSTQSRGRFRHEPDGCDFRTVFQRDRDRILHSKTFRRLKHKTQVFLSPTGDHYRTRLTHVLEVSQIARTIATCLQLNEYLTEAIALGHDLGHTPFGHAGEYSLNQLHPGGFKHYIQSLRVVDFIEKNGKGLNLTWEVRNGIVKHSKGYRDILPEDSKELPATLEGQAVRVADIIAYLNHDMDDALRAGMIRETDLPDYLREVVGDRPSMRIDTMVRDLVTETLRCNDGRLRLSPMMQEVIKDLRSFLYNKVYRNQRVHNEFEKAQNIINELYGFFLEYEFSANREQPFIERAPVRGDKARKQLHRQVCDFIAGMTDRYALGIYRHIFLPKPWSVL, encoded by the coding sequence GTGAATATTCGTCGTCAACAGGAAGAGCAGGAAAAAGTGATACTCTCTCCCTATGCCTGCCTGAGTACACAATCGCGAGGTCGCTTTCGTCATGAACCTGATGGCTGTGATTTTCGGACTGTATTTCAAAGAGATCGGGATCGTATTCTTCACTCGAAAACCTTTCGTCGCCTGAAGCATAAGACCCAGGTCTTTCTTTCTCCAACCGGGGATCATTATCGGACCCGGCTCACCCATGTCCTGGAGGTTTCCCAGATAGCCCGAACCATTGCCACCTGTTTGCAACTGAACGAATACCTGACCGAGGCCATCGCCCTGGGCCATGATCTTGGACACACACCCTTTGGTCATGCAGGAGAATACAGCCTGAATCAGTTACATCCCGGAGGATTTAAACATTATATCCAGAGCCTGCGGGTCGTTGATTTTATCGAGAAAAACGGCAAGGGATTGAATCTGACCTGGGAGGTCAGAAACGGGATTGTCAAGCATTCCAAGGGATACCGGGATATTCTGCCGGAAGACAGCAAAGAACTGCCCGCCACCCTGGAGGGACAGGCCGTGCGGGTGGCGGATATTATCGCCTATTTGAATCATGATATGGATGATGCCTTACGGGCTGGGATGATTCGGGAAACTGATCTGCCCGATTACCTGCGCGAGGTGGTCGGCGACAGACCCTCTATGCGGATTGACACCATGGTCCGTGATTTGGTGACAGAAACCCTGCGGTGTAATGACGGGCGTCTTCGCCTAAGTCCGATGATGCAGGAGGTGATTAAGGATTTGCGCAGTTTTCTCTATAATAAAGTGTACCGCAATCAGCGTGTGCATAATGAGTTTGAAAAGGCCCAGAATATCATCAACGAGTTGTACGGTTTCTTTCTGGAATATGAGTTTTCCGCTAATCGGGAGCAGCCTTTTATTGAGCGTGCCCCGGTGCGGGGAGATAAGGCAAGGAAACAGCTCCATCGTCAGGTCTGTGATTTTATCGCCGGGATGACGGATCGCTATGCTCTGGGGATTTATCGGCATATCTTTTTACCTAAGCCTTGGTCGGTTTTGTAG
- a CDS encoding polysaccharide biosynthesis/export family protein, giving the protein MLKHLSFFLTVILFVISSLALQSCSTTEVSKKSYTIPLQQANSSSLPTAIEPEEIKLAPGDVLMISVWGQGALTKEVTLDATGNIYYPFIGKIKASGRTIEELQADMKEKLSHYYTTPDLTITPQNLAGQQYYVLGEVSRPGNFTIKSEITVLQAISSAGGINSNAGESVLLLRKQKNNLLIKNIPLQYLNVTAENLASVTMRVETGDILYMPPSKIANIENFMTRINNIISPILSIERGIIFWPQLVEALEGGSKNNQQLVVPLQ; this is encoded by the coding sequence ATGCTAAAACATCTTTCTTTCTTTCTCACCGTTATCCTTTTTGTTATATCTTCTCTTGCTCTTCAGTCCTGCTCTACCACTGAGGTAAGCAAAAAAAGCTATACCATCCCCTTACAGCAAGCTAACTCTTCTTCCCTCCCTACAGCGATTGAGCCGGAAGAAATCAAACTCGCCCCCGGTGATGTTTTGATGATCAGCGTATGGGGACAGGGTGCTTTAACCAAAGAGGTCACTCTGGATGCAACAGGAAACATATACTACCCATTTATCGGGAAGATTAAAGCTTCAGGACGGACGATTGAAGAATTGCAAGCTGATATGAAAGAAAAATTATCCCACTATTACACCACGCCTGATTTAACAATCACCCCGCAAAACCTTGCCGGACAGCAGTATTATGTTCTCGGAGAAGTCAGCAGGCCTGGTAATTTTACAATCAAATCAGAAATAACTGTTCTTCAGGCAATTTCTTCAGCAGGAGGAATAAATAGTAATGCGGGAGAGTCGGTACTTTTGTTACGAAAGCAAAAAAACAACCTTCTTATTAAAAATATACCTCTTCAATACCTTAATGTAACAGCGGAAAATCTTGCGTCCGTGACAATGCGTGTTGAAACAGGTGATATTCTTTACATGCCTCCCTCCAAGATTGCGAATATTGAAAACTTCATGACCAGAATCAACAACATTATCAGCCCGATACTGTCCATAGAACGCGGTATTATTTTCTGGCCTCAGCTTGTTGAAGCCCTTGAGGGAGGGTCGAAAAACAACCAACAACTTGTAGTTCCTTTGCAATAA
- a CDS encoding ISKra4 family transposase translates to MYSPCHLAESNKEHYLRSFEALDKLASHISGMEFSSSSFGDVEAVIQEKGQEILRLLAQGYLSQRSAEEEKKEFVLGEDGIRRNHRRTGCTRKIESRFGEVKLSRIGYCGPFVGSVFPLDAELNLPPNKYSHGLRSEIAHLTAVASFDETLELLERQGGGILPKRQLQEVSADIVRDFKEFYEQPLNLSSEKGSILVITADGKGVSMHNQDLRPAAKKQAEKEQDKKKARLQPGEKKGRKRMATVVSVYETSPYQRTPEQLLNIDGETAPPRPEVKNKRVWAEITEDMGNALDQGFQEALRRDPEQKMEWVVLIDGQTDLIRQVEAQAEKHNVEVTVIQDFIHVIEYLWKSAHALYPGKEEAERREEWVGGRTLEILKGNGQSVASGLRRAATRRGLDKKERIPSDTAANYIEKNQKRLRYEEALSKGLPIATGVIEGACRHLVKDRMDLTGARWRLKSADAVLKLRALKASGDMKQYLSFHFWKERCRNYIWMPNDNAVPATI, encoded by the coding sequence ATGTACAGCCCCTGTCACCTCGCAGAAAGCAATAAAGAGCATTATCTTCGATCTTTTGAAGCACTTGATAAACTGGCATCCCACATATCCGGCATGGAATTCTCCTCATCCTCCTTCGGAGATGTGGAAGCAGTTATTCAAGAAAAAGGGCAGGAAATTTTACGACTGCTGGCACAGGGGTATCTGTCTCAGCGTTCTGCGGAAGAAGAAAAAAAAGAATTTGTTCTCGGAGAAGACGGCATTCGTCGCAATCATCGCAGAACAGGTTGTACTCGAAAAATTGAATCACGTTTTGGAGAGGTTAAGCTCTCACGAATTGGTTATTGCGGACCGTTTGTCGGCAGCGTTTTTCCTCTGGATGCCGAGTTGAATTTGCCGCCCAACAAGTATTCACACGGTCTGCGGAGTGAAATAGCACATCTGACAGCAGTCGCTTCTTTTGACGAAACATTGGAGCTGCTGGAACGGCAGGGAGGTGGAATACTGCCTAAACGTCAACTTCAGGAAGTATCCGCAGATATCGTTCGTGATTTCAAGGAATTTTACGAACAACCCCTTAACTTATCGTCCGAAAAGGGTAGTATTTTAGTCATCACGGCGGACGGTAAGGGCGTATCAATGCATAATCAGGATCTGCGGCCTGCTGCCAAAAAACAAGCGGAAAAGGAGCAGGATAAGAAAAAAGCCCGACTTCAGCCCGGAGAGAAAAAGGGGCGTAAACGGATGGCGACCGTTGTCTCAGTGTATGAAACATCCCCTTATCAGCGCACTCCTGAACAACTTCTCAATATTGATGGAGAAACCGCACCACCACGTCCCGAGGTTAAAAACAAGCGGGTCTGGGCGGAGATTACTGAAGATATGGGAAACGCCCTTGACCAAGGATTCCAGGAGGCACTTCGACGAGATCCTGAACAAAAAATGGAATGGGTTGTTCTTATCGATGGGCAGACCGATCTGATCAGGCAAGTTGAGGCGCAGGCGGAGAAGCATAATGTGGAGGTAACCGTTATTCAGGATTTTATTCATGTTATCGAATACCTATGGAAATCTGCTCATGCGCTTTACCCCGGCAAAGAGGAAGCTGAAAGGCGAGAAGAGTGGGTTGGGGGACGTACGCTTGAGATCCTGAAAGGAAACGGGCAAAGCGTGGCCAGCGGTTTACGACGTGCCGCTACACGCAGAGGTTTGGATAAAAAAGAACGTATTCCTTCGGATACCGCTGCGAATTATATTGAGAAAAATCAAAAACGACTGAGATATGAAGAAGCCTTGTCAAAGGGATTGCCCATCGCTACCGGTGTGATAGAGGGAGCTTGTCGGCATCTGGTTAAAGATCGCATGGATCTCACTGGTGCCCGTTGGCGGCTCAAATCAGCAGATGCAGTGCTGAAGTTAAGAGCACTGAAAGCCAGCGGAGACATGAAACAATACCTAAGCTTTCATTTTTGGAAGGAGAGGTGCAGAAATTACATCTGGATGCCAAACGATAATGCAGTTCCGGCAACGATATGA
- a CDS encoding 4Fe-4S dicluster domain-containing protein, translated as MPRYAMVIDQSRCIGCMACVVSCKRENDVPPEHYRTRVLEMVQGSFPDLTTEMRSELCNHCDNAPCVNICPTGASHHEEDGTVQINRKKCVGCKACVTSCPYNARYINEEHGYADKCSFCQQRLAEGKKPACVATCVGGSRIFGDLDDPQSEISIILRKNSHRVLNKAVGTGPNVYYINQYPKRA; from the coding sequence ATGCCCAGATACGCCATGGTCATTGACCAGTCACGATGCATCGGCTGTATGGCATGTGTGGTGTCATGCAAGCGTGAAAACGATGTGCCGCCGGAACACTACCGTACCCGAGTGCTTGAGATGGTGCAGGGATCTTTTCCTGACCTGACCACAGAGATGCGATCTGAACTCTGCAATCATTGTGATAATGCTCCCTGTGTGAATATCTGCCCCACCGGGGCTTCACATCACGAGGAAGACGGCACGGTCCAGATTAATCGCAAGAAATGCGTTGGTTGTAAGGCCTGTGTTACTTCTTGTCCGTATAATGCTCGTTATATCAACGAAGAACACGGCTATGCTGATAAATGCTCTTTTTGTCAGCAACGGCTGGCCGAGGGGAAAAAACCAGCCTGTGTCGCTACCTGTGTGGGCGGTTCCAGGATATTCGGTGATCTGGACGATCCACAGAGCGAGATTTCGATAATCTTGCGAAAAAACAGCCATCGAGTTCTGAATAAGGCTGTTGGAACCGGACCGAACGTCTATTATATTAACCAGTATCCTAAAAGAGCGTAA
- a CDS encoding ThiF family adenylyltransferase encodes MAKNATLWAEKQKWSNITGIIFSHPKPSGEKALWGIQFSRNEKAQHPLTSPKKIWGISPIRLQNHSQNYLIRRGGAKTSLADKKVAVIGCGSVGGNIAVNLAKSGVGELHLFDYDRFYSENMYRHVLGGLHIEPVNPRYKVEQLAADIMMNQPFVKAVPYLHGLLNVPPWKEENITYDAIVVATGEFTQELRYNMGHHACKHPIPVIYAWQEGFGIGGHCMRVGNPAAPGCLECLYTRSVGFKPHPKTNFIKQGQTISQHIGGCGGVMTPYSYLDASQTAILATRSTIDALKGDCSNELGAALFLRVAQRSYRCRNCIIVWHPDVISAPLLPKMKA; translated from the coding sequence GTGGCAAAAAACGCCACACTTTGGGCGGAAAAACAAAAATGGAGTAACATAACCGGGATAATCTTCTCTCATCCGAAGCCGTCAGGCGAAAAAGCGTTATGGGGAATTCAATTTTCACGCAACGAAAAGGCCCAACACCCTTTAACTTCTCCAAAAAAAATATGGGGAATATCTCCGATCCGTCTACAGAACCACAGTCAGAATTACCTAATCCGACGGGGCGGAGCAAAAACATCCTTGGCTGACAAAAAGGTAGCTGTAATCGGGTGCGGCTCAGTAGGTGGGAATATTGCCGTGAATTTGGCAAAATCCGGTGTCGGAGAATTGCATCTTTTCGATTATGACAGATTTTACTCAGAGAACATGTATCGTCATGTTCTTGGCGGACTGCACATTGAACCGGTTAATCCACGTTACAAAGTCGAACAGCTTGCTGCCGATATCATGATGAATCAGCCCTTTGTGAAAGCTGTTCCATATTTACATGGGTTACTGAATGTTCCGCCTTGGAAAGAAGAAAATATAACGTATGATGCTATCGTGGTGGCTACCGGCGAGTTTACACAAGAGCTACGGTATAACATGGGACATCATGCGTGCAAACATCCCATTCCGGTGATTTACGCATGGCAGGAGGGATTTGGTATCGGAGGACACTGTATGCGCGTGGGTAATCCCGCTGCTCCTGGATGCCTTGAATGCCTGTACACTCGATCAGTTGGTTTTAAGCCCCATCCTAAAACCAACTTTATAAAACAAGGGCAAACCATAAGCCAACATATTGGGGGGTGCGGTGGCGTAATGACTCCGTATTCCTATCTTGATGCTTCTCAAACAGCCATTTTGGCAACAAGGTCGACAATTGACGCTCTGAAAGGAGATTGTTCAAACGAACTGGGTGCGGCTCTTTTCCTACGAGTCGCTCAACGGTCATATCGTTGCCGGAACTGCATTATCGTTTGGCATCCAGATGTAATTTCTGCACCTCTCCTTCCAAAAATGAAAGCTTAG
- the nrfD gene encoding NrfD/PsrC family molybdoenzyme membrane anchor subunit has protein sequence MELSITGTNALTYPVIHVWDWRVAIYLFLGGLSGGLMTMSAINYLRPSRKGPLQSVCCWQIPVLAPILLTIGLFFLWLDLERKLHGYLFYMTFKPLSPMSWGAWIVLIIFPVMILYALAALPDEVKGGIKNSFVKNLADAMAPHLAFLAKLNVVFGILLSIYTGILLSTFVARPLWNSAILPLLFLASGMSTGAAVMIIVAKSKEVKLFFTKLDIWLILGELLILALLFYGHYTGDAAHQAAIMPFFNSSHETFPYFLSIIVIGIVLPLAIVMKFLEVTGKRTEEVTGFGLFLMTTSAILVLIGGAIVRFALVYAGQLSGYGYTMM, from the coding sequence ATGGAACTGAGTATTACCGGCACCAATGCCCTTACTTACCCGGTCATACATGTCTGGGATTGGCGGGTGGCCATTTATCTCTTTCTCGGCGGTCTTTCCGGCGGGTTAATGACGATGAGTGCAATTAATTATCTGCGACCAAGTAGAAAAGGGCCTCTTCAGAGCGTCTGCTGCTGGCAGATCCCGGTGTTAGCACCGATTCTGCTGACCATCGGTCTGTTTTTTCTCTGGCTGGATCTTGAACGGAAATTGCACGGCTACCTGTTTTACATGACCTTTAAGCCGCTTTCGCCGATGAGTTGGGGTGCGTGGATCGTTTTGATCATCTTTCCTGTGATGATTCTTTACGCCCTTGCAGCCCTGCCGGATGAGGTGAAAGGCGGAATTAAAAATAGTTTTGTCAAAAATCTGGCAGATGCTATGGCACCGCATCTGGCTTTTTTGGCCAAGCTCAACGTAGTTTTTGGTATTCTGCTGTCTATTTACACCGGTATCCTGCTGAGTACCTTTGTGGCTCGACCTCTCTGGAACTCTGCTATCCTGCCACTTCTTTTCTTGGCCAGTGGTATGAGTACCGGAGCTGCTGTTATGATCATTGTCGCCAAGAGTAAAGAAGTCAAACTTTTCTTTACCAAGTTGGATATCTGGCTGATTCTTGGTGAGCTTTTGATTCTTGCCCTGCTGTTTTACGGGCATTATACCGGAGATGCAGCTCATCAGGCCGCGATCATGCCCTTTTTCAACTCTTCCCACGAAACCTTTCCCTACTTCCTGAGTATCATTGTCATCGGGATAGTTCTTCCCTTGGCAATTGTTATGAAGTTTCTTGAGGTAACGGGTAAGCGTACTGAAGAGGTCACCGGTTTTGGTCTCTTCCTGATGACCACCAGTGCTATACTGGTTCTGATCGGTGGTGCAATTGTTCGTTTTGCCTTGGTCTATGCGGGGCAGCTTTCAGGGTATGGATATACGATGATGTAA